One genomic window of Medicago truncatula cultivar Jemalong A17 chromosome 1, MtrunA17r5.0-ANR, whole genome shotgun sequence includes the following:
- the LOC11434305 gene encoding pectin acetylesterase 9, giving the protein MIHNSFSVTMNFAVAFALFYLITVESWRVHSQEPKKLYVNMTLVNNARETGAFCLDGSLPAYHLDRGFGAGEDNWLLQFEGGGWCNDLKSCLERAKTRRGSTNYMTKYETFNGILSNNATVNPDFYNWNRVKLRYCDGASFTGNKVFNNGTTKLYFKGQKIWEALIADLLPKGLGKARKALLSGCSAGGLATFHHCDNFTKYLPTNASVKCLSDAGFFLDGRDVSLNHTMRYFFKSVVRLQGSVQNLNKNCTSAMPSYPDLCFFPQYVLKYISTPYFILNSAYDVFQFHNILVPPSTDPRGHWIHCKKDPAACTPTEINTLQGFRLSMIAALKPFYFYSNSGGMFINSCFAHCQSESQDTWSGADSPKIKNTTIAEAVGDWYFSRNRSKAIDCPYPCDTTCRNLIPAPALHNLIP; this is encoded by the exons ATGATTCATAATTCGTTTTCTGTTACGATGAACTTCGCGGTGGCGTTTGCATTATTCTATCTAATCACGGTGGAGTCATGGCGTGTTCACTCACAAGAACCGAAGAAGCTTTATGTGAACATGACTCTCGTTAACAACGCACGCGAAACCGGTGCTT TTTGTTTGGATGGAAGTTTACCGGCGTATCATTTGGATAGAGGATTTGGAGCTGGTGAAGACAATTGGCTTCTACAATTTGAG GGAGGTGGTTGGTGCAATGACTTGAAATCATGCTTGGAGAGAGCAAAAACTCGCAGGGGTTCAACAAATTACATGACCAAATATGAGACCTTCAATGGTATTTTAAGCAACAATGCTACCGTTAATCCAG ACTTTTACAATTGGAACAGGGTGAAGCTGAGATACTGTGATGGAGCTTCATTTACGGGAAACAAAGTGTTCAATAATGGG ACAACAAAGCTTTACTTCAAAGGGCAAAAGATTTGGGAAGCCCTTATTGCCGACCTTCTGCCAAAAGGTTTAGGAAAGGCACGCAAG GCTTTGCTTTCAGGCTGCTCAGCAGGAGGTTTGGCCACCTTTCACCATTGTGACAATTTCACCAAGTATTTGCCAACCAATGCTAGTGTTAAATGCTTGAGTGATGCAGGTTTTTTCCTTGATGG AAGAGATGTCAGTTTGAACCACACCATGAGATACTTTTTCAAAAGTGTAGTTAGGTTGCAG GGGTCAGTACAGAACTTGAATAAAAATTGCACCAGTGCGATGCCTTCTTATCCAGACCTA TGCTTCTTTCCACAATATGTGTTGAAATATATATCAACACCATATTTTATCTTGAACTCTGCCTATGATGTATTCCAA TTCCATAATATATTGGTGCCACCTTCAACTGATCCCCGCGGGCACTGGATCCACTGCAAGAAGGACCCAGCGGCATGCACACCAACCGAAATTAATACATTGCAAG GTTTTAGGCTCAGCATGATTGCTGCTTTGAAACCCTTCTACTTTTATTCAAACAGCGGGGGAATGTttataaattcatgttttgcTCATTGCCAAAGTGAATCACAAGATACATGGTCTGGAGCTGAttctccaaaaataaaaaacacg ACTATTGCAGAAGCAGTCGGTGATTGGTATTTTAGTAGAAACAGAAGCAAGGCAATAGACTGTCCATATCCATGTGATACAACTTGTCGTAATTTGATACCTGCACCTGCATTACATAATTTAATACCTTAA
- the LOC11434306 gene encoding pectin acetylesterase 9, translating into MIHNSFSVTMNFAVAFALFYLITVESWRVHSQEPKKLYVNMTLVNNARETGAFCLDGSLPAYHLDRGFGAGEDNWLLQFEGGGWCNDLKSCLERAKTRRGSTNYMTKYETFNGILSNNATVNPDFYNWNRVKLRYCDGASFTGNRVFNNGTTKLYFKGQNIWEAIIADILPKGLGKARKALLSGCSAGGLATFHHCDNFTKYLPTNASVKCLSDAGFFLDGRDVSLNHTMRYFFKSVVTLQGSVQNLNKNCTSAMSSYPDLCFFPQYVLKYISTPYFILNSAYDVFQFHNILVPPSADPHGHWNHCKKDPAACTPTEINTLQGFRLSMIAASKPIYFYSNRGGIFINSCFAHCQSESQDTWSGADSPRIINTTIAEAVGDWYFCRNKSKAIDWPYPCDTTCRNLIPVLHNLIP; encoded by the exons ATGATTCATAATTCGTTTTCTGTTACGATGAACTTCGCGGTGGCGTTTGCATTATTCTATCTAATCACGGTGGAGTCATGGCGTGTTCACTCACAAGAACCGAAGAAGCTTTATGTGAACATGACTCTCGTTAACAACGCACGCGAAACCGGTGCTT TTTGTTTGGATGGAAGTTTACCGGCGTATCATTTGGATAGAGGATTTGGAGCTGGTGAAGACAATTGGCTTCTACAATTTGAG GGAGGTGGTTGGTGCAATGACTTGAAATCATGCTTGGAGAGAGCAAAAACTCGCAGGGGTTCAACAAATTACATGACCAAATATGAGACCTTCAATGGTATTTTAAGCAACAATGCTACCGTTAATCCAG ACTTTTACAATTGGAACAGGGTGAAGCTGAGATACTGTGATGGAGCTTCATTTACTGGAAACAGAGTGTTCAATAATGGG ACAACAAAGCTTTACTTCAAAGGGCAAAATATTTGGGAAGCCATTATTGCCGACATTCTGCCAAAAGGTTTAGGAAAGGCACGCAAG GCTTTGCTTTCAGGCTGCTCAGCAGGAGGTTTGGCCACCTTTCACCATTGTGACAATTTCACCAAGTATTTGCCAACCAATGCTAGTGTTAAATGCTTGAGTGATGCAGGTTTTTTCCTTGATGG AAGAGATGTCAGTTTGAACCACACCATGAGATACTTTTTCAAAAGTGTAGTTACGTTGCAG GGGTCAGTACAGAACCTGAATAAAAACTGCACCAGTGCAATGTCTTCTTATCCAGACCTG TGCTTCTTTCCACAATATGTGTTGAAATATATATCAACACCATATTTTATCTTGAACTCTGCCTATGATGTATTCCAA TTCCATAATATATTGGTGCCACCTTCAGCTGATCCCCACGGGCACTGGAACCATTGCAAGAAGGACCCAGCGGCATGCACACCAACCGAAATTAATACATTGCAAG GTTTTAGGCTCAGCATGATTGCAGCTTCGAAACCCATCTACTTTTATTCAAACAGAGGGGGAATATttataaattcatgttttgcTCATTGCCAAAGTGAATCGCAAGATACATGGTCTGGAGCTGATTCTCCAAGAATAATAAACACG ACTATTGCAGAGGCAGTCGGTGATTGGTATTTTTGTAGAAACAAAAGCAAGGCAATAGACTGGCCATATCCATGCGATACAACTTGTCGTAATTTGATACCTGTATTACATAATTTAATACCTTAA